In Hyphomicrobium denitrificans 1NES1, one DNA window encodes the following:
- a CDS encoding outer membrane protein assembly factor BamD: MTFVGNFKRAFGVVAVIVALAAAGCASNKLDTSALNPDPPSKMFSDADAMMSKGNFDDAAKQFEAVDREHPYSPEARKSIVMAAYAYYRAGKAPEAIASAERYVALHPGTKEAPMAHHIIAMAYFDDLKTANRDQTPARKALEQFKILRSRFPDSEYSRDADNKIRICMDNLAAQEMEVGRYYLNQHNYVAAINRFKTVVSDYQTTAHVEEALARLVEAYMALGVVSEAQNAAAILGHNYPDSKWYKDSYALLQSGGVGPRDDTGSWLTKAWKSVPKFGLGSG, from the coding sequence ATGACATTCGTTGGGAACTTCAAAAGAGCTTTTGGCGTCGTTGCGGTTATCGTCGCGCTTGCTGCTGCAGGATGCGCTTCGAACAAGCTCGACACCTCGGCGCTTAATCCCGATCCGCCATCGAAAATGTTTTCCGACGCCGACGCCATGATGTCGAAAGGCAATTTCGACGACGCCGCGAAACAGTTCGAGGCCGTCGATCGCGAGCATCCCTATTCACCGGAAGCGCGTAAATCGATCGTGATGGCCGCTTATGCCTATTATCGCGCGGGCAAGGCGCCTGAGGCCATCGCGTCCGCCGAACGATATGTGGCCTTGCATCCGGGCACGAAAGAAGCGCCCATGGCACACCATATCATTGCCATGGCATACTTCGATGACCTGAAGACAGCAAACCGCGATCAAACTCCAGCTCGCAAGGCTCTTGAGCAGTTCAAGATCTTGAGGTCGCGCTTCCCGGACAGTGAATACTCGCGAGACGCCGACAACAAGATCCGCATTTGCATGGACAATCTTGCGGCGCAGGAGATGGAAGTCGGCCGCTACTATCTCAATCAGCACAACTACGTGGCAGCCATCAACCGCTTCAAAACCGTCGTCAGCGACTATCAGACGACGGCGCACGTCGAGGAAGCGCTGGCGAGGCTCGTGGAGGCCTATATGGCGCTCGGCGTCGTCAGCGAGGCGCAGAATGCTGCTGCTATTCTCGGGCACAACTATCCGGACAGCAAGTGGTACAAGGATTCCTACGCCCTGCTGCAGTCGGGTGGCGTGGGTCCGCGCGACGATACGGGGTCGTGGCTGACCAAAGCCTGGAAGTCCGTGCCAAAATTTGGGCTAGGTAGCGGCTGA
- the ligA gene encoding NAD-dependent DNA ligase LigA, translating to MANKTHKRSSETTRPPSRRSESVEEEIARLSAEIERHDALYYRQDAPEISDAEYDALRRRLTELEKAHPELKRAGSPSEKVGAAPVAAFGKIHHDVPMLSLGNAFDDQDVVDFAQRVRRFLNLGQSDDLEITAEPKIDGLSISIRYEGGRLVQAATRGDGAEGENVTANVKTIKDIPHVLEGKGVADVIDIRGEIYLGHKDFEKLNAAQAANGGKVFANPRNAAAGSLRQLDSSITAQRPLRFFAYAWGAASKLPADTQRGVVAAFREWGLPVNPLMRITRHPDELLAFYRDIESKRAKLDYDIDGVVYKVNRLDYQERLGFVSRSPRWAIAHKFAAERATTILNKIDIQVGRTGALTPVAKLEPVTVGGVVVSNATLHNEDEIARKDIREGDTVVVQRAGDVIPQVVEVLLAKRPKSSKPFVFPTVCPVCGSHAVREADEEGNAADVVRRCTGGLICAAQVKERLKHFVSRNAFDIEGLGGEKIELFFETGRIKSAADIFTLEKRDKKSGEPLTEVRGFKETSVNKLFAAINARRTVSFERFLYALGIRHIGETTAKDLAKAYGTFEALRAAVDAAIQGGKGSEAYQDIDNIEGIGETVVDALIDFFSEQHNQEQLDALLKEVNVTAFKRVQVNSPITGKTVVFTGTLTKLTRNEAKAQAERLGAKVSGSVSKKTDYVVAGAEAGSKLDAARALGVTVLDEDGWLNLIGQS from the coding sequence ATGGCCAACAAAACCCACAAGCGCTCTTCTGAAACAACCCGCCCGCCTTCCCGGCGATCGGAAAGCGTCGAAGAGGAAATCGCACGGCTGTCGGCGGAAATAGAGCGCCACGATGCCCTCTATTACCGGCAGGATGCGCCGGAAATTTCCGACGCGGAATACGACGCGCTTCGCCGGCGTTTGACCGAGCTTGAAAAAGCGCATCCTGAGCTCAAGCGCGCCGGAAGCCCGAGCGAGAAAGTCGGTGCTGCTCCGGTCGCTGCCTTCGGGAAAATACATCACGATGTTCCGATGCTGTCGCTCGGCAATGCGTTTGACGATCAGGATGTCGTCGATTTCGCGCAGCGTGTGCGGCGGTTTCTGAATCTTGGCCAGAGCGACGATCTCGAGATCACGGCCGAGCCGAAGATCGACGGTCTTTCGATTTCGATCCGCTACGAAGGGGGCCGACTCGTGCAGGCCGCGACGCGCGGAGACGGCGCGGAAGGCGAGAACGTCACTGCCAATGTCAAGACGATCAAGGACATTCCGCATGTTCTCGAAGGCAAAGGCGTTGCGGATGTCATCGACATTCGCGGCGAGATTTATCTTGGGCATAAGGATTTCGAAAAGCTCAACGCGGCGCAGGCCGCGAACGGCGGTAAAGTCTTCGCCAATCCCCGCAATGCGGCGGCGGGGTCACTCCGTCAGTTGGATTCGTCAATCACGGCCCAGCGGCCGCTGCGGTTCTTCGCTTATGCGTGGGGGGCGGCTTCGAAGCTGCCGGCGGATACGCAGCGCGGTGTCGTTGCTGCCTTCAGAGAGTGGGGGCTGCCGGTCAATCCGCTGATGCGGATTACCCGACACCCCGATGAACTCCTCGCATTCTATCGGGACATCGAGAGCAAGCGCGCCAAGCTCGACTATGACATCGACGGCGTCGTCTACAAGGTGAACCGGCTCGACTATCAGGAACGGCTTGGTTTCGTGTCGCGCTCGCCGCGCTGGGCCATCGCGCACAAGTTTGCTGCGGAGCGCGCGACGACGATTCTCAACAAGATCGACATTCAGGTCGGCCGTACGGGCGCGCTGACACCGGTCGCGAAATTGGAGCCGGTGACTGTCGGTGGCGTTGTAGTCTCGAACGCGACGTTGCACAACGAGGACGAAATCGCGCGCAAAGACATTCGCGAGGGTGATACGGTCGTGGTGCAGCGCGCCGGGGACGTCATTCCGCAGGTTGTCGAGGTCCTGCTCGCTAAGCGGCCGAAGAGTTCCAAGCCATTCGTCTTTCCAACGGTATGTCCGGTGTGCGGCAGCCACGCGGTGCGCGAGGCGGATGAGGAGGGGAATGCTGCGGATGTCGTTCGGCGCTGCACGGGCGGGCTGATCTGTGCAGCGCAGGTCAAGGAACGGCTGAAGCATTTCGTCTCGCGTAACGCCTTCGACATCGAGGGGCTCGGCGGCGAAAAGATCGAGCTCTTCTTTGAGACGGGACGCATCAAGTCGGCCGCCGATATTTTCACGCTTGAAAAACGCGATAAAAAATCCGGCGAGCCGCTGACTGAGGTCCGGGGCTTCAAGGAAACGTCCGTCAACAAGCTCTTTGCTGCGATCAACGCGCGGCGCACTGTTTCGTTCGAACGATTTCTGTACGCGCTCGGTATTCGCCACATCGGGGAGACGACAGCCAAGGATCTTGCGAAGGCTTACGGAACGTTTGAAGCGCTGCGTGCAGCGGTCGATGCCGCGATTCAAGGCGGTAAAGGCAGCGAAGCCTATCAGGATATCGACAATATCGAAGGCATCGGAGAAACGGTGGTCGATGCCTTGATCGACTTCTTCAGCGAACAGCACAATCAAGAACAGCTTGACGCTTTGCTGAAGGAGGTGAACGTCACGGCGTTCAAACGCGTGCAGGTTAATTCGCCGATTACGGGCAAGACGGTCGTTTTCACTGGCACGCTGACGAAGCTGACGCGCAACGAAGCGAAAGCCCAGGCGGAGCGGCTTGGCGCGAAGGTGTCGGGGTCGGTATCGAAGAAAACGGATTATGTCGTTGCAGGGGCGGAAGCCGGGTCGAAGCTCGATGCTGCGCGTGCGCTTGGCGTAACCGTGCTCGATGAGGACGGGTGGCTTAATCTGATCGGGCAATCATAG